A window of the Lolium perenne isolate Kyuss_39 chromosome 7, Kyuss_2.0, whole genome shotgun sequence genome harbors these coding sequences:
- the LOC127312106 gene encoding probable alpha-glucosidase Os06g0675700 has product MATPRSAPASCLLLLLLLAVGSLAVSRGDDCCGYNVVSVAGSGSALSARLELAGETPALAELGPDVQRLSLTASLETDTRLRVRITDADHPRWEVPQDIIPRPAPEEVYLNMPLPGNGDSSSPPRTRVLSTAGSDLVFTIHASPFRFTVSHRSTGDVLFDTSPNLVFKDRYLELTSALPADRASLYGLGEQTKRTFRLRHNDTFTLWTADIVASNVDVNLYGSHPFYMDVRPPGTAHGVLLLNSNGMDLLYGGSYVTYKVIGGVLDFYFFAGPSPLAVVDQYTQLVGRPAPMPYWSFGFHQCRYGYLNVDDLKGVVAGYAKAKIPLEVMWTDIDYMNKFQDFTLNPANFSFAELRPFVDRLHQNGQKYVLILDPGISIDPTYGTFVRGMKQDIFLKRNGTNFLGNVWPGDVYFPDFMNPRADEFWANEISLFRRTIPVDGLWIDMNEITTFFNPEPMNALDDPPYRINNSGVHRPINSKTTPASAMHYGGVSEYDAHNLFGLLESRATNHALLRDTGRRPFVLSRSTFVGSGRYTAHWTGDNAAKWDDLRYSINTMLSFGLFGVPMIGADICGFGGVTTEELCGRWIQLGAFYPFARDHSAIDTVRREPYLWASVAASARKSLGLRYRLLPYMYTLMHEAHTTGAPIARPLFFSYPEDVATYGVDRQFLLGRGVLVSPVLEQGATTVDAYFPAGRWFCIYNHSLAVDTRSGERVTLPALPDSPYVHVAGGSILPLQQSAMTTAQARRTPFHLLVALAEDGTAAGDLFLDDGESPEMGGARSEFSLVKFSCATWSDGKIRLRSQVVHNSYAPSRTLLISKVVIMGLQSTEPARNFAVYVNGAAVQFNRAVSTSYRSRGGLGAAHVGGLSLVVGEEFELKVAMSY; this is encoded by the exons ATGGCGACGCCGCGCTCTGCGCCAGCTAGCTgtctgctcctcctgctcctcctcgccGTCGGCTCCCTCGCCGTGTCGCGGGGCGATGACTGCTGCGGGTACAACGTCGTGTCGGTGGCCGGGTCGGGGAGCGCGCTGTCGGCGCGGCTGGAGCTCGCCGGCGAGACGCCGGCGCTCGCGGAGCTCGGGCCAGACGTGCAGAGGCTCTCCCTCACTGCAAG CCTGGAGACGGACACCAGGCTGCGCGTTCGCATCACCGACGCCGACCACCCACGATGGGAGGTGCCACAGGACATCATCCCGCGCCCCGCACCGGAGGAAGTCTACCTCAACATGCCGCTCCCGGGCAACGGCgactcctcctcgccgccgcgcaCCCGCGTCCTGTCCACCGCGGGCTCCGACCTCGTCTTCACCATCCACGCCTCCCCGTTCCGCTTCACCGTCTCCCACCGCTCCACCGGCGACGTCCTCTTCGACACCTCCCCGAACCTCGTCTTCAAGGACCGGTACCTGGAGCTAACGTCGGCGCTGCCGGCGGACCGGGCATCGCTGTACGGGCTGGGCGAGCAGACGAAGCGCACCTTCCGGCTGCGGCACAACGACACCTTCACGCTCTGGACCGCCGACATCGTGGCCTCCAACGTGGACGTCAACCTCTACGGTTCGCACCCGTTCTACATGGACGTGCGGCCGCCGGGAACCGCGCACGGCGTGCTCCTCCTCAACAGCAACGGGATGGACCTCCTGTACGGCGGGTCATACGTCACCTACAAGGTCATCGGCGGCGTCCTCGACTTCTACTTCTTCGCCGGGCCATCCCCGCTCGCCGTCGTCGACCAGTACACCCAGCTCGTCGGCCGCCCTGCGCCCATGCCGTACTGGTCATTTG GTTTTCACCAGTGCAGGTACGGGTACCTGAACGTGGATGACCTCAAGGGCGTGGTGGCCGGCTACGCCAAGGCCAAGATCCCGCTGGAGGTGATGTGGACGGACATCGACTACATGAACAAGTTCCAGGACTTCACCCTCAATCCGGCCAACTTCAGCTTCGCCGAGCTCCGTCCGTTCGTCGACCGGCTCCACCAAAACGGCCAGAAATACGTCCTTATCCTAGACCCAG GGATCAGCATCGACCCGACCTACGGAACGTTCGTCCGTGGGATGAAGCAGGACATCTTCCTGAAGCGGAACGGCACAAACTTCCTCGGCAACGTGTGGCCGGGCGACGTCTACTTCCCGGACTTCATGAACCCGCGCGCCGACGAATTCTGGGCTAACGAGATCTCCCTGTTCCGGCGCACCATCCCCGTCGACGGGCTGTGGATCGACATGAACGAGATCACCACCTTCTTCAACCCGGAGCCGATGAACGCGCTCGACGACCCGCCGTACCGGATCAATAACAGCGGCGTGCACCGCCCCATCAATAGCAAGACGACGCCGGCCTCCGCCATGCACTACGGCGGCGTGTCCGAGTACGACGCGCACAACCTCTTCGGCCTGCTCGAGTCCCGCGCCACGAACCACGCGCTGCTCCGGGACACCGGCCGCCGCCCATTCGTGCTCAGCAGGTCAACCTTCGTCGGCTCCGGCCGGTACACCGCACACTGGACGGGCGATAATGCCGCGAAGTGGGACGACCTTCGATACTCCATCAATACCATGCTCAGCTTCGGCCTCTTCGGTGTGCCCATGATCGGCGCAGACATCTGTGGCTTCGGTGGGGTCACCACCGAGGAGCTATGCGGGCGGTGGATCCAGCTCGGCGCGTTCTACCCGTTCGCCAGGGACCACTCGGCGATCGACACCGTCCGGCGTGAGCCGTACCTGTGGGCGTCGGTGGCGGCGTCGGCGAGGAAGTCGCTCGGCCTCCGGTACCGGCTGCTCCCGTACATGTACACGCTCATGCACGAGGCGCACACCACGGGGGCGCCCATCGCGCGGCCGCTCTTCTTCTCCTACCCGGAGGACGTCGCCACGTACGGCGTGGACAGGCAGTTCCTGCTCGGCCGCGGCGTGCTCGTGTCGCCGGTGCTCGAGCAGGGCGCCACCACCGTCGACGCCTACTTCCCCGCCGGCCGGTGGTTCTGCATCTACAACCACTCGCTCGCCGTCGACACGCGCTCCGGCGAGCGCGTGACGCTCCCTGCGCTGCCGGACTCGCCGTACGTGCACGTGGCCGGCGGCAGCATCCTGCCGCTGCAGCAGAGCGCGATGACGACGGCCCAGGCGCGCCGGACGCCGTTCCACCTCCTGGTCGCGCTTGCGGAGGACGGCACGGCCGCCGGGGACCTGTtcctggacgacggcgagtcgccgGAGATGGGCGGGGCGAGAAGCGAGTTCAGCCTCGTGAAGTTCAGCTGCGCGACGTGGAGCGACGGCAAGATCAGGCTGAGGTCGCAGGTGGTGCACAACTCGTACGCGCCGAGCCGGACCCTGCTGATCAGCAAGGTGGTGATCATGGGGCTCCAGTCAACAGAGCCGGCCAGAAACTTCGCCGTCTATGTCAACGGCGCGGCGGTGCAGTTCAATAGGGCAGTCAGCACCAGTTACAGGAGCAGAGGAGGGCTCGGCGCCGCCCACGTCGGCGGGCTGTCTCTCGTCGTCGGAGAGGAATTTGAGCTGAAGGTCGCCATGTCCTATTAA